The Dyella caseinilytica genome has a window encoding:
- a CDS encoding 5-(carboxyamino)imidazole ribonucleotide synthase, translating to MTERKQPVLGILGGGQLARMLALAAAPLGVKTLVVDSAADACAGQVAPLRLADWTDYATLEKFAAEVDVVTFDFENVPAETAHWLAERVAVFPDPRALAVAQDRLAEKTLFRECGLQTPAFEAIDTREDLDRALAVIGAPAILKTRRLGYDGKGQFRIKQLSDADAAWAALGAQASAHGLILEAFVPFDRELSVLAVRTRDGDFRIWPLTQNWHTDGVLSLSLAPAPDVDALQVRAAELARVLAERLGYVGVFALELFVKDGQLLGNEMAPRVHNSGHWTIEGAVASQFENHVRAVLGLPLGDTATRGYSVMFNWIGDLPDPTPVLSTVDGHWHDYGKQSRPGRKVGHATVCAREAKVLAARVGEIAQALKREEQAVPAVHALTK from the coding sequence GTGACCGAACGTAAGCAACCTGTTCTGGGCATTCTCGGTGGCGGACAGCTGGCCCGCATGTTGGCGCTTGCCGCGGCGCCGTTGGGCGTCAAGACCCTGGTGGTGGATAGCGCTGCCGATGCCTGTGCGGGCCAAGTAGCGCCCTTGCGGCTGGCCGACTGGACCGACTACGCCACGCTGGAAAAATTCGCCGCGGAAGTCGATGTGGTGACGTTCGATTTCGAGAACGTGCCGGCTGAGACGGCGCACTGGCTGGCTGAGCGCGTGGCGGTATTCCCTGATCCTCGCGCCCTGGCCGTCGCACAGGATCGTCTGGCCGAGAAGACACTGTTCCGCGAATGTGGCTTGCAGACACCGGCGTTCGAAGCGATCGATACCCGTGAAGATCTCGATCGTGCGCTAGCCGTCATCGGTGCGCCGGCGATTCTCAAGACACGCCGTCTCGGCTACGACGGCAAGGGCCAGTTCCGTATCAAGCAGTTGTCCGATGCGGACGCCGCCTGGGCTGCACTGGGCGCACAGGCCAGTGCGCATGGCCTGATTCTGGAAGCCTTCGTGCCGTTCGATCGTGAGCTTTCGGTGCTCGCCGTGCGCACACGCGACGGTGATTTTCGCATCTGGCCGCTGACCCAGAACTGGCACACCGATGGTGTGCTTAGCCTCAGTCTTGCGCCTGCGCCTGACGTGGATGCGCTGCAGGTGCGTGCCGCGGAATTGGCTCGCGTGCTTGCCGAGCGATTGGGCTACGTGGGTGTCTTTGCGCTGGAGCTGTTCGTCAAGGACGGGCAATTGCTTGGTAATGAAATGGCGCCGCGCGTGCACAACTCGGGTCACTGGACTATCGAAGGTGCGGTGGCCAGCCAGTTTGAGAATCACGTGCGCGCCGTGCTGGGTTTACCGCTTGGGGATACCGCGACACGCGGCTACTCGGTGATGTTCAACTGGATTGGTGATTTGCCGGATCCTACGCCTGTGCTCAGCACCGTGGACGGGCACTGGCATGACTATGGCAAGCAATCGCGGCCGGGACGCAAGGTGGGTCATGCCACGGTGTGTGCGCGGGAAGCGAAGGTGTTGGCAGCGCGAGTGGGCGAGATTGCGCAAGCGCTGAAGCGCGAAGAACAGGCAGTCCCTGCCGTTCACGCGTTGACGAAATAA
- a CDS encoding superoxide dismutase yields the protein MAIELPPLPYEKNALEPNISAETLEYHYGKHHQAYVTNLNNLIKGTEFEGAALEDIIKKSSGGVFNNAAQIWNHTFYWHSMRKPLKDNAPTGKLADAITKAFSSFDKFKEEFTKSATGNFGSGWTWLVQRPDGSLGIVNTSNAATPITGSDKPLFTIDVWEHAYYIDYRNARPKYVESFWDLVNWDFAAKNLA from the coding sequence ATGGCGATCGAACTTCCCCCGCTGCCCTATGAAAAGAACGCGCTGGAGCCGAACATCTCGGCCGAGACGCTCGAGTACCACTACGGCAAGCACCATCAGGCCTATGTGACCAATCTCAACAACCTGATCAAGGGCACCGAGTTCGAGGGCGCCGCGCTGGAAGACATCATCAAGAAGTCCTCCGGCGGCGTGTTCAACAACGCGGCACAGATCTGGAACCACACCTTCTATTGGCACTCGATGCGCAAGCCGCTGAAGGACAATGCGCCGACCGGCAAGTTGGCCGATGCCATCACCAAGGCCTTCAGCTCCTTCGACAAGTTCAAGGAAGAGTTCACCAAGTCGGCGACCGGCAACTTCGGTTCAGGCTGGACCTGGCTGGTGCAGCGTCCCGATGGCTCGCTGGGCATCGTAAACACGTCCAACGCCGCCACGCCGATCACCGGCAGCGACAAGCCGCTGTTCACCATCGACGTGTGGGAACACGCCTACTACATCGACTACCGCAACGCGCGTCCGAAGTACGTGGAGTCGTTCTGGGATTTGGTGAACTGGGACTTCGCGGCGAAGAACCTCGCCTAA
- the grxD gene encoding Grx4 family monothiol glutaredoxin: MDVNERIKAVLAEHPIVLFMKGTPEFPMCGFSSRAAQALKEANATFHAVNVLADPEIRAALPHYANWPTFPQLFIQGELIGGCDIVEDLKASGELVRMALDVAGESHA, encoded by the coding sequence ATGGACGTCAACGAGCGAATCAAGGCGGTGCTTGCCGAGCACCCGATCGTGCTCTTCATGAAGGGCACGCCAGAGTTTCCGATGTGCGGCTTCTCCAGTCGTGCGGCGCAGGCGCTAAAAGAGGCGAACGCCACGTTTCATGCCGTGAACGTGCTGGCTGATCCGGAAATCCGCGCTGCGCTGCCGCACTACGCCAACTGGCCCACCTTCCCGCAGCTGTTCATCCAGGGCGAGCTGATCGGTGGCTGCGACATTGTGGAAGACCTCAAAGCGTCTGGTGAATTGGTGCGCATGGCCCTTGATGTCGCGGGCGAGAGTCACGCATGA
- a CDS encoding SDR family NAD(P)-dependent oxidoreductase, translating to MSLPLHRLPEAWTPSHTLLDGRVVLVTGAYGGLGSAVARAAARAGATVVITGKRKRRLEQLYDAMIQEGLPEPVIHPLDMETATPRDYEAFVEGVQRDLGRLDGIVHAAASFAGLTPIAMYKPDVWLRALHVNVSAPFALTQACLPLLTTAPDSAAVFVLDNPELVQRAHWGAYGVSKAALERFVAILHQEHDEGAFRVHALLPAPMRTTLRRTAYFGEDTLQHPLPDDTAGAVIYLLSNQAAAARGAVLDLRVT from the coding sequence ATGAGTCTCCCGTTGCATCGCCTGCCCGAAGCCTGGACGCCATCCCATACCTTGTTGGATGGTCGCGTGGTGCTGGTCACTGGTGCGTATGGCGGATTGGGCAGCGCGGTGGCACGCGCTGCGGCACGCGCCGGTGCGACCGTGGTGATCACCGGTAAGCGCAAGCGCCGGCTCGAACAACTTTACGATGCGATGATCCAGGAAGGTCTGCCCGAACCGGTCATTCATCCGCTCGACATGGAAACGGCCACGCCACGTGATTACGAAGCGTTCGTCGAAGGTGTGCAGCGTGACCTTGGCCGTCTGGATGGAATCGTCCACGCGGCAGCGAGCTTTGCCGGCCTGACGCCGATTGCGATGTACAAGCCGGATGTCTGGTTGCGCGCCTTGCATGTGAATGTTTCCGCACCTTTTGCACTCACCCAGGCCTGCCTGCCGTTGCTGACGACAGCGCCCGACAGTGCAGCCGTGTTCGTGCTCGATAATCCGGAACTCGTGCAGCGCGCGCATTGGGGCGCCTACGGCGTATCGAAGGCAGCGCTGGAGCGCTTTGTTGCGATTCTCCATCAGGAGCACGACGAAGGTGCCTTCCGCGTGCACGCTTTGTTACCAGCCCCCATGCGCACCACGTTGCGCCGTACGGCTTATTTCGGCGAAGACACCTTGCAGCATCCTTTGCCGGATGACACCGCCGGTGCCGTGATCTATCTGCTGAGCAACCAGGCTGCGGCAGCACGCGGCGCTGTGTTGGACTTACGCGTGACATGA
- a CDS encoding YhgN family NAAT transporter, translating into MTTLSAAILLFLIMDPLGNIPIFLSLLKDVPPKRRRVVMVRELLIALAVLLVFLMGGQLILKLLQLREESISIAGGIVLFLIGIRMVFPPADGGGIFGGTGEGEPFIVPMAIPGVAGPSAMAALLLLTNTEPGRTADWAIALLCAWLATAVILLSSTYLFRWLGKSVLTALERVMGMLLIALSVQMFLSGIAAYLHLKV; encoded by the coding sequence ATGACTACTTTGTCGGCGGCGATCCTGCTGTTCCTGATCATGGATCCGCTCGGCAATATCCCGATCTTCCTGAGCTTGCTCAAGGACGTGCCGCCCAAGCGCCGCCGTGTGGTGATGGTGCGCGAATTGCTGATCGCGCTGGCGGTATTGCTGGTGTTCCTGATGGGCGGGCAGCTGATCCTTAAGTTGCTGCAACTGCGGGAGGAGTCGATCAGCATTGCTGGTGGCATCGTGTTGTTCCTGATCGGCATTCGCATGGTGTTTCCGCCCGCAGACGGCGGCGGCATTTTCGGCGGTACCGGCGAGGGCGAGCCTTTTATCGTCCCGATGGCGATTCCCGGTGTGGCCGGTCCTTCGGCGATGGCTGCCTTGCTGCTGCTCACCAATACCGAGCCGGGACGTACAGCCGATTGGGCGATCGCGTTGCTGTGCGCCTGGCTGGCAACGGCGGTCATCCTGTTGAGTTCCACTTACCTGTTCCGCTGGCTGGGCAAGAGTGTGCTGACAGCACTGGAGCGGGTGATGGGCATGTTGCTGATTGCGCTTTCCGTGCAGATGTTCCTGAGTGGCATCGCGGCGTATTTGCACCTGAAGGTTTGA
- a CDS encoding lysophospholipid acyltransferase family protein, giving the protein MLRVEQALTERLPWLAQHPMIRRPVAGMLGRLADEAGFNRVLDRIGNAEGSAFAEKALDVLGCSYHVGQRERENIPVEGGVLIVANHPLGMLDAMALVDLIGSVRKDIRILGNDFLAAIPQLGPILLPVDVFGSGAASRLRNVYRALDRGEALIVFPAGEVSRMGPAGVRDGRWSDGFARLAMRSKVPVLPIHVAARNSAMFYGLSMLAKPLSTAMLPREAVATNVSRIGFSVGALVSAEELEARSGGSTQRAANLMRRHVYRLGRRRGLIFGGQVPLAHPEPVDRVALELAQCEKLADLADGKQIVVLRGSTDGAALREIGRLRELTFRKVGEGTNTRRDLDTYDAHYEHLVLWDPKVLRIVGSYRLGHGGRLITDRGMGGLYTASLFNYSPALESRLAQGLELGRSFIAPAYWRSRALDQLWQGIGLYLQRHPELHYLFGPVSMSVSLPRQAREWIAAAHQHYFGVSGLASARQPFKVSPDVLEGVRRELEGLDAASGLGRLRNHLDALGVTLPVLYRQYVDLVEPDGVQFLDFGEDPGFSGCVDGLVMLDLSRLKPAKRARYLGKDA; this is encoded by the coding sequence ATGCTTCGCGTTGAACAGGCCCTTACCGAGCGTCTGCCATGGCTTGCACAGCATCCCATGATTCGTCGGCCTGTCGCCGGCATGCTGGGCCGCCTTGCCGATGAAGCGGGATTCAATCGGGTACTCGATCGTATCGGTAATGCCGAGGGTTCTGCGTTCGCCGAAAAGGCGCTCGACGTACTTGGTTGCAGTTATCACGTCGGCCAGCGCGAACGGGAAAATATTCCGGTCGAAGGCGGTGTGCTGATCGTCGCCAATCATCCACTTGGCATGCTGGACGCGATGGCACTGGTCGATCTGATCGGATCGGTGCGTAAAGACATCCGCATTCTGGGCAACGACTTCCTGGCGGCGATCCCGCAGCTCGGTCCGATCTTGTTGCCGGTTGACGTCTTCGGCAGCGGCGCAGCATCACGTTTGCGCAATGTCTATCGCGCGCTGGATCGCGGCGAAGCCTTGATCGTTTTCCCGGCCGGAGAAGTGTCGCGAATGGGACCGGCCGGTGTGCGTGATGGACGGTGGTCGGATGGTTTCGCCCGTCTCGCCATGCGCAGCAAAGTACCGGTGTTGCCGATCCACGTAGCGGCACGCAATTCGGCGATGTTCTACGGTCTGTCGATGCTGGCCAAGCCCTTGAGCACGGCGATGCTTCCGCGTGAGGCGGTTGCCACGAACGTAAGCCGGATCGGCTTCAGCGTCGGTGCGTTGGTCAGCGCAGAGGAACTGGAAGCACGTAGCGGCGGGTCGACCCAGCGCGCGGCGAACCTCATGCGGCGCCACGTATACCGGCTTGGTCGCCGGCGTGGTTTGATCTTCGGCGGCCAGGTGCCACTGGCGCATCCGGAACCGGTCGATCGTGTGGCGCTGGAGCTGGCTCAGTGCGAGAAGCTCGCTGATCTTGCCGACGGCAAGCAGATTGTGGTGCTGCGCGGATCCACCGATGGTGCGGCGCTGCGCGAGATTGGCCGCCTGCGCGAACTGACGTTCCGCAAGGTGGGCGAGGGCACCAACACGCGTCGCGATCTGGATACCTACGATGCGCATTACGAGCACCTGGTGCTGTGGGATCCCAAAGTCCTGCGCATCGTCGGCTCGTATCGCCTGGGTCACGGCGGACGCCTGATCACCGACCGCGGCATGGGTGGCCTTTACACCGCCAGCCTGTTCAATTATTCGCCCGCACTGGAATCGCGTCTGGCCCAAGGTCTTGAGCTGGGCCGCAGCTTTATCGCCCCGGCGTATTGGCGTTCGCGCGCACTGGATCAGCTGTGGCAGGGCATTGGCCTGTATCTGCAGCGCCATCCGGAATTGCACTACCTGTTCGGCCCGGTCAGCATGTCGGTCAGCTTGCCGCGTCAAGCCCGTGAGTGGATCGCTGCCGCGCATCAGCATTACTTCGGCGTGTCTGGTCTGGCTTCCGCTCGGCAGCCCTTCAAGGTGTCGCCGGATGTACTGGAAGGGGTCCGTCGTGAGCTGGAAGGCCTGGACGCGGCCAGTGGATTGGGGCGGCTCCGGAATCATTTGGATGCCCTCGGCGTCACCCTGCCGGTGTTGTATCGCCAGTATGTCGACCTGGTCGAGCCCGATGGTGTGCAATTTCTTGATTTTGGTGAGGACCCGGGCTTCTCCGGCTGCGTCGATGGCCTGGTGATGCTCGATCTGTCCCGCCTCAAGCCTGCCAAGCGCGCCCGCTACCTGGGCAAAGACGCCTAA
- a CDS encoding TonB-dependent receptor produces the protein MKRTHLSAAIGVACCLSMGVAMAQTASNDQTQGSQNTASGQQRVNASSTSNTTTSNATQRDAKQMSAVTVQGQSLSLGGGLMSVQTAPKAVSTITRDAIEKASPGSNFTQMIGSIPGVNAATDDITGLANGHYSMRGYDSSDIGMTVNGAPITDTGSYSVYATEYGDSENMGDITVLQGIPDIDMPDSGASGGHIGWATIDPSHQGGVDFTQSIGSNDYRRTFVRLNTGDLGPVRSWISFSDNTADMWRGEGTLKVTKVDGKSVWTIDDNNSISASLQYSRQSNYEYDDLTKQQEEQLGYKYNYNDTWTPLNNLKGKALYNAAYNDENYWGLHTNPYKSYMFSMDGEFKLADSTHLSVIPYFWYGDGGGGGAGVAQESTSLINKYLYANVDLNGDGLINNSTYSSKLKNYNNFYGGTVYSYSSALTYRPGVVAKANTDLGMDNSLEYGFWYERSRKSQSDTYGLLDPATGTPDDFWLNSSYLLYPGGQAQKFYDEYTTTELKKGFVTDNWTPNDFWTFQGGVSYLYATRTGAAFDYPYSTSQTSTNFNNNWHRLLPAAGIKFQLDDKNQFYLGTGKTFRVPSNTAILLDALADLNNGKPEMSWNTDLGYRFYGDSISASADIYHSNYFNKQEAAYTEEGVEYYTTVPHMDMQGFNGELSWKFLPNWTVYTSYTYTQAKIRGDIDGGLGNAYDGGNGVYPTNGKTMPDTPRNIGNVSLGYDDSRVWAMLTGRVTSSLYGDYLNTESVGGFTTFGFSAGYRFGDWGWLKKPYIKLNVDNLTNHEAFSYVYSASMLSKQPAGAALAQYLYSSAPEYGLLQPRAFVLTFGTSFQ, from the coding sequence ATGAAACGAACGCATCTTTCCGCAGCAATTGGCGTGGCTTGTTGCTTGTCCATGGGTGTTGCGATGGCGCAAACCGCCAGCAACGATCAGACCCAGGGCAGCCAGAACACGGCGTCCGGCCAGCAGCGCGTCAATGCCTCCAGCACCTCCAACACCACCACGTCCAATGCTACGCAGCGCGATGCAAAGCAGATGTCGGCGGTGACCGTGCAGGGGCAGTCGCTCTCGCTAGGCGGTGGTTTGATGTCGGTGCAGACCGCACCGAAAGCCGTCTCGACCATCACGCGTGACGCGATCGAAAAAGCTAGCCCGGGCAGCAACTTCACCCAGATGATCGGTTCCATCCCGGGCGTGAACGCGGCGACGGACGACATCACCGGTCTGGCCAACGGCCACTACAGCATGCGCGGTTACGACTCGTCGGACATCGGCATGACCGTGAACGGCGCTCCGATCACCGATACCGGCAGCTACTCGGTGTATGCCACCGAATACGGCGATTCCGAGAACATGGGTGACATCACCGTGCTGCAGGGCATCCCCGATATCGACATGCCCGACTCAGGCGCCAGCGGCGGCCATATCGGCTGGGCGACCATCGACCCGTCGCATCAGGGTGGTGTGGATTTCACCCAGAGCATTGGCAGCAACGACTATCGCCGTACCTTTGTGCGCCTGAACACCGGCGACCTCGGCCCGGTGCGTTCGTGGATTTCGTTCTCCGACAACACCGCCGACATGTGGCGCGGTGAGGGCACCCTGAAGGTGACCAAGGTGGACGGCAAGTCGGTGTGGACCATCGACGACAACAACTCCATCAGCGCCTCGCTGCAGTACAGCCGCCAGAGCAACTACGAATACGACGACCTTACCAAGCAGCAGGAAGAGCAGCTTGGCTACAAGTACAACTACAACGACACCTGGACCCCGCTGAACAACCTCAAGGGCAAGGCCCTGTATAACGCGGCGTACAACGACGAAAATTATTGGGGCCTGCACACCAATCCGTACAAGAGCTACATGTTCAGCATGGACGGCGAGTTCAAGCTGGCCGATAGCACGCACCTGTCGGTCATTCCGTATTTCTGGTACGGCGATGGCGGTGGCGGTGGCGCTGGTGTTGCACAGGAAAGCACGTCGTTGATCAACAAGTATCTGTACGCCAACGTCGACCTCAATGGCGATGGCTTGATCAACAACAGCACCTATAGCTCCAAGCTCAAGAACTACAACAATTTCTACGGCGGCACGGTGTATTCCTATTCGTCCGCGCTGACCTATCGCCCGGGTGTGGTTGCCAAAGCCAACACCGATCTGGGCATGGACAACAGCCTCGAATACGGCTTCTGGTACGAGCGCTCGCGCAAGAGCCAGTCTGATACCTACGGTCTGCTCGACCCGGCCACGGGTACGCCGGACGACTTCTGGCTGAATTCCTCGTACCTGCTCTATCCCGGTGGCCAGGCGCAGAAGTTCTACGACGAATACACCACCACCGAGCTGAAGAAGGGCTTCGTCACCGACAACTGGACGCCGAACGACTTCTGGACGTTCCAGGGTGGCGTGTCGTACCTGTATGCGACGCGCACAGGTGCTGCTTTCGACTATCCGTACTCGACCAGCCAGACGTCCACCAACTTCAACAACAACTGGCACCGCCTCCTGCCGGCGGCCGGCATCAAGTTCCAGTTGGATGACAAGAATCAGTTCTACCTCGGCACCGGCAAGACCTTCCGCGTACCGAGCAACACGGCGATCCTGCTCGACGCCCTGGCCGATCTGAACAACGGCAAGCCGGAAATGTCCTGGAACACCGATCTGGGCTACCGCTTCTACGGTGATTCGATTTCGGCCAGCGCCGACATCTATCACAGCAACTACTTCAACAAGCAGGAAGCGGCGTATACCGAAGAGGGTGTGGAGTACTACACCACGGTTCCGCACATGGACATGCAAGGCTTCAACGGCGAGCTGAGCTGGAAGTTCCTGCCGAACTGGACGGTGTACACCTCCTACACCTACACGCAGGCCAAGATCCGCGGCGATATCGACGGTGGTCTGGGCAATGCGTATGACGGCGGCAACGGCGTCTATCCGACCAACGGCAAGACCATGCCCGATACGCCGCGCAACATCGGCAACGTCAGCCTCGGTTACGACGATTCGCGTGTGTGGGCAATGTTGACCGGTCGTGTGACCAGCTCGCTGTACGGTGACTACTTGAACACCGAGAGCGTGGGTGGCTTCACCACCTTCGGTTTCAGCGCCGGTTACCGCTTCGGCGACTGGGGCTGGCTGAAGAAGCCGTACATCAAGCTCAACGTCGACAACCTGACCAACCACGAAGCCTTCTCATACGTGTACTCGGCGTCGATGTTGTCCAAGCAGCCGGCCGGAGCGGCGCTTGCTCAGTACCTGTACTCCTCTGCACCGGAGTACGGTTTGCTGCAGCCGCGTGCGTTCGTGCTCACGTTCGGTACATCGTTCCAGTAA
- the ppnN gene encoding nucleotide 5'-monophosphate nucleosidase PpnN, which translates to MNDTQIDKSGKPATVSARISPAGGLDILSRNEVARLRDASGSGLHGLLRRCALATLTSGDISDDPRGMFEQYPNFDIQVLQQDRGIKIELSHAPAKAFVDGQIIRGINELLVAVVRDIVYISTQLEQGNFDLDDSSGITHAVFEILRNARILKPQIDPNLAVCWGGHSISRDEYEYTKSVGYQLGLRGLDICTGCGPGAMKGPMKGATIAHAKQRRRNNRYIGITEPGIIAAESPNPIVNQLVIMPDIEKRLEAFVRMGHGIIVFPGGVGTAEEILYLLGILLHPDNTGIPFPLIFTGPKQSAAYFEQIDKFLRLALGDEVAQHYKIIVDDPIAVAHAMVRGVDKVRNHRLDNKDAFFFNWSLNIPLAFQQPFVPTHEAMRSLAIHRDRPQHELAADLRRAFSGIVAGNVKDEGVRAIEKHGPFEINGETEIMHALDHLLQAFVQQHRMKLPGGTAYVPCYRVLTS; encoded by the coding sequence ATGAATGACACGCAGATCGACAAGTCCGGCAAGCCCGCCACGGTGAGCGCACGTATTTCGCCAGCCGGCGGCCTGGACATCCTTTCCCGCAACGAGGTCGCGCGCTTGCGCGATGCCAGCGGCTCCGGCCTGCATGGCCTGCTGCGGCGTTGTGCGCTGGCCACCCTGACGTCCGGCGATATCAGCGACGATCCCCGCGGCATGTTCGAGCAATATCCGAATTTCGACATCCAGGTGCTGCAGCAGGATCGCGGCATCAAGATCGAGCTGTCGCATGCGCCAGCCAAGGCCTTCGTCGACGGCCAGATCATTCGCGGCATCAACGAACTGCTGGTAGCCGTGGTGCGCGATATCGTCTACATATCCACGCAGCTGGAGCAGGGCAACTTCGATCTGGATGATTCATCCGGCATCACGCATGCCGTGTTCGAGATCCTGCGCAACGCGCGTATCCTCAAGCCGCAAATCGACCCGAACCTGGCGGTGTGCTGGGGCGGTCATTCGATCTCGCGCGACGAATACGAATACACCAAGTCAGTCGGTTACCAACTCGGTTTGCGCGGGCTGGATATCTGCACAGGCTGCGGCCCTGGCGCGATGAAAGGTCCGATGAAAGGCGCCACGATTGCGCACGCCAAACAGCGCCGCCGCAACAATCGCTACATCGGCATCACCGAACCGGGCATCATCGCGGCTGAATCACCGAATCCGATCGTGAATCAATTGGTGATCATGCCGGATATTGAGAAGCGCCTCGAAGCTTTCGTGCGCATGGGACACGGCATCATCGTGTTCCCCGGCGGCGTCGGCACCGCGGAAGAAATTCTTTACCTGCTCGGTATCCTGCTGCATCCGGACAACACCGGTATTCCGTTCCCGTTGATCTTCACCGGCCCCAAGCAATCGGCCGCGTACTTCGAACAGATCGACAAGTTCCTCCGGCTGGCGCTGGGTGATGAAGTCGCGCAGCACTACAAAATCATCGTGGACGATCCGATCGCGGTGGCGCATGCGATGGTTCGCGGTGTCGACAAGGTGCGCAATCACCGCCTGGACAACAAGGACGCGTTCTTCTTCAACTGGTCGCTGAACATTCCTCTGGCCTTCCAACAGCCGTTTGTGCCGACGCATGAAGCGATGCGCAGCTTGGCGATTCACCGCGATCGTCCGCAGCATGAGTTGGCGGCAGACCTGCGCCGTGCCTTCTCCGGCATCGTCGCCGGTAACGTGAAGGACGAGGGCGTGCGTGCGATCGAGAAACACGGTCCGTTCGAGATCAACGGTGAGACCGAAATCATGCACGCGCTGGATCACCTGCTGCAGGCCTTCGTACAGCAACACCGCATGAAACTGCCCGGCGGCACCGCCTATGTGCCGTGCTATCGCGTGCTGACCAGCTGA
- the tmk gene encoding dTMP kinase has product MTNGLIPGGLLIAVEGIDGAGKTTVAHKLAERLRVRGMTVIVGKEPTAGPWGAQLRATAAQGRLSVEEEMRLLLLDRRQHVDEVIKPALDKGDVVMLDRYYPSSAAYQGARGIAVSEILQQNAFAPAPDITLVLDLAPSTGLARIRARGDKPNHFETEDNLARCRDIFLQMELPSRVVIDASRGADDVLESAWEAIGNVMSAKQQGTGATVEHAGARR; this is encoded by the coding sequence ATGACCAATGGCCTTATTCCTGGGGGCCTGCTGATCGCGGTGGAAGGCATCGACGGCGCAGGCAAGACGACGGTTGCGCACAAGCTGGCGGAACGTTTGCGCGTGCGCGGCATGACCGTGATCGTGGGCAAGGAGCCGACCGCGGGTCCGTGGGGCGCGCAATTGCGGGCGACTGCGGCGCAAGGGCGTCTTTCCGTCGAAGAAGAGATGCGGCTGTTGTTGCTCGATCGCCGGCAGCATGTCGATGAAGTGATCAAGCCAGCACTCGATAAGGGCGACGTGGTCATGCTTGATCGCTATTACCCCTCGTCAGCGGCCTATCAAGGCGCGCGTGGGATCGCGGTGAGCGAGATTCTCCAACAGAACGCTTTTGCGCCTGCGCCGGATATCACCTTGGTGCTGGATCTTGCACCTTCGACCGGCCTGGCACGCATTCGCGCACGCGGCGACAAGCCCAATCATTTCGAAACGGAAGACAATCTTGCGCGTTGCCGCGACATCTTCCTGCAGATGGAGCTTCCCAGCCGTGTTGTGATCGATGCCTCGCGCGGAGCGGATGACGTGCTCGAAAGTGCCTGGGAGGCGATTGGCAACGTCATGTCAGCCAAGCAGCAGGGCACCGGCGCGACAGTTGAGCATGCAGGTGCGCGTCGTTAA
- a CDS encoding 2-hydroxychromene-2-carboxylate isomerase encodes MTASTPITFYFDPVSPYAWLAMEQVDRIIAAGGQLNCRPILFAALLNTYGTKGPAEIPVKRAYVFRDVMRQAQQLGLPFRGPPSHPFNPLAALRAMHTVEDGTQRLAMARSLLAAAWRDGIDIADPHRLHDVLANNGFDADAISAASGSPEVKQRLRDTTQQAIDTGVFGVPTFLLLGELFWGADRVDAVIWALKGGAIDETLYRDALARPAGAQR; translated from the coding sequence ATGACAGCCAGCACCCCCATCACGTTTTATTTCGACCCCGTCAGCCCTTACGCATGGCTGGCCATGGAGCAAGTCGACCGGATCATCGCAGCCGGCGGACAACTCAACTGCCGACCCATTCTGTTCGCCGCGTTGCTCAACACCTATGGCACCAAGGGACCGGCCGAAATCCCCGTCAAACGCGCCTATGTGTTTCGCGACGTGATGCGTCAGGCGCAGCAGCTTGGCCTGCCGTTTCGCGGCCCACCCAGCCATCCGTTCAATCCACTAGCCGCTCTGAGGGCAATGCACACCGTCGAAGACGGAACGCAACGGCTGGCGATGGCGCGTAGCCTGCTTGCCGCGGCATGGCGGGACGGTATCGATATTGCCGATCCGCACCGCCTGCACGACGTGCTGGCGAACAACGGTTTCGACGCCGATGCCATCAGCGCCGCATCAGGCAGCCCCGAAGTAAAACAACGCCTGCGCGACACCACGCAACAAGCCATCGATACCGGTGTCTTCGGCGTGCCGACCTTTCTTCTGCTTGGCGAGTTGTTCTGGGGCGCAGATCGGGTGGATGCGGTGATCTGGGCGCTAAAGGGCGGTGCGATCGACGAAACGCTTTATCGGGATGCATTGGCCCGGCCGGCCGGGGCGCAGCGCTAG